The bacterium genome segment CCAGATTCGGAGCAGGAGTGGTAAGGAAGTGGCTTGGAGCAGAAGCAGCGAAGAAGTAGTCTGGAGAGAAAGTGACAAAGAAATGAATTGCTAACAAAACAATGAACCTGACAGAGCAGGTTATTTTATCGTTAGCCACAGAAAGAGATTGGAAAGTTGAATGATGGATTGTCCGTGTGCCATTGAATATGATGTGAATTAACGGGTAAGGGTATTGCCTCTGAAAAACTGTTATTCATTCGGAGACCATTGAAGGCAAAGATATAATGAGTAAATCCTTGTGTTTGTTTTATGCTTGTTTTAACCCCATTTCTAAAATAATTATAAAAATATGCTTAAAAGTTATTGACATTTTATAACGAGTAAATTATAATATAATTGAGAGGGGGCATAATAGGAAATGTTCAAGATAAACTTTTACAGGGATGCACAAGGTAAACAGCCGATAAAAGAATACCTTGTAGATCTGGCGGGCAAGTCTGATAAAGATAGCCGTATCAAGTTAAATAAGATAGACTATTATTTACAGGCGTTAAGTAAATACGGCACAAGGTTAGGAGAGCCTTTTATAAAACATATTGACGGTGAAATTTGGGAGCTTCGCCCTTTGCGTGATAGGTTTTTCTTCTTTTGCTGGAAAGGTGAGAGTTTTGTATTGCTTCATCACTTCGTAAAAAAAACGCAAAAGACGCCTAAGAAGGAAATTGAACAAGCAAAACGCAATCTTAAAGACTATATCGAAAGGAGTGGTAAGAATGAGAACTAGGTCTATTTCTCCATTAGGGGACAGCTGGGAGAGCGTGCGGGTGTCTCTCTTAACTCCAGAGGAGAGGGCGGAAACAGATATTAAAGTAACCCTCCTGGGTGAAATCATTAGGGCCAGGCAATCAAGCGGCTTGACGCAAAAGAAGCTTGAGTCGATGAGCGGGGTAAAACAACCTGTTATTGCTCGGCTGGAGCGTGGTGCTACTGACCCACAATTATCTACCATTATCAAGGTATTAGCCTCTCTGGGTAAAACACTTGCAGTAGTCCCTATCGAACACAAGTAAAAAAAGAAGTAAGTTGGGGTCGGACATTAGACCTTAATTATGGAATACGGGAACAAGAAGAAAAAGAGAAAAAATGGCGGAGTGGAACTTTTGCTAACAAATCGTTGCAGCGGACGGCGGGGGTGGACGGCTTCTCAAAGGTTTGTGGTTGACCAAAGTTTTGTTATGTATATAAAGTTTAGTAGCAATCCTCCCCACCGCCGCTGAACTCAATCGTTAGCCTGCTAAGAAGCGAAGGAACAGCAACTCGGGCAGGAAGTTACGGAGAAGAGGCTTGACAAAGAAAAGCGGCAGTGGAACGGTTTGGCGAAGAAGTTGCGAAGAAGCGAACTGGCGAAGAAGCGATTGTGAAACAGTCCGGCGGAGAAGTTGCGAAGAGTGCTAAAGCATGTCCATTTAGAAATGCAGTGTGCATCTCAATGACTTTTTAGAAGATGTAAGGGGAATTAACAGAAGGGAAGAACTTCTAATGGAAAATCTCTATTAAATTTATTCAAAAAGGTGGTGAATAGCCAATGGTAGAAACAAGTTGTTATGCTGAATTTCTCGCAGATGGTCATCTTTCAATACCTAAAGAAACCGTAGATGTATTGGGTTTAAAAATGGGTGAAAAATTCAGGTGTTTATGTGATAATGAGAATCTAATTATCTTGAAACGATTAGAAAACTCCTGGGGACAAAGATTTGGAAGGGTAGCTAAAGCTATTCAACAAGATGCGGTCGAAAAACAACTAAATAAAGTTTCAGAAGAAGAAATTAGCCAATTTATCAAGGAGTTAAGACTTGAACGAGCAAAAGGATAAGATAAAAGCAGTTGTTGATACTAATGTAATAATATCAGCTTTCTTAAAACCTGGAGGGATCTGTTCGGGCATTATTCAGGCTATCACTGAAGATAAATTTGAGTTTATGCTTTCAGATGAAATAGTTGACGAGTATCTTGAGGTATTAATCCGCAAGGGAATAAACTTAAGATTAATTAGAGAGTTAAACAGCCTGTTGGCTGAAAAGTCATTAAAAACCAAAGGATTATATAAAGTAGAACGGTCAGAAGACATAAAGGATAATATGTTTTTATCTTGTGCTCTGGAGGGAAGAGCTGACTATCTGGTTACCTCTGACCCTCAT includes the following:
- a CDS encoding putative toxin-antitoxin system toxin component, PIN family, yielding MNEQKDKIKAVVDTNVIISAFLKPGGICSGIIQAITEDKFEFMLSDEIVDEYLEVLIRKGINLRLIRELNSLLAEKSLKTKGLYKVERSEDIKDNMFLSCALEGRADYLVTSDPHLGNIKYYHGIQIIGVRQFLRLIETE
- a CDS encoding type II toxin-antitoxin system RelE/ParE family toxin; this encodes MFKINFYRDAQGKQPIKEYLVDLAGKSDKDSRIKLNKIDYYLQALSKYGTRLGEPFIKHIDGEIWELRPLRDRFFFFCWKGESFVLLHHFVKKTQKTPKKEIEQAKRNLKDYIERSGKNEN
- a CDS encoding helix-turn-helix domain-containing protein, producing the protein MRTRSISPLGDSWESVRVSLLTPEERAETDIKVTLLGEIIRARQSSGLTQKKLESMSGVKQPVIARLERGATDPQLSTIIKVLASLGKTLAVVPIEHK